The sequence AACCCTGCAGGCGCACGTGCGGGTGCATCGCGATTTATCGGTGATAGTGGAAAAGTTAGACGCTGACCACCCGGTGTACGGGGAACTTGTAGGCTTGATGCGAGAAGTGGTGGCCCACCGGCAACGGCGGGATTTCCAGGCGGATTATGGTTTGCACCCGTTTACAGCAAAGGCACCGCTCCCCAACGGTGCTGTACCAATTCAGGTGCAGGATTCCCACTACCTCGTGTGGGGGCCGGTGATCACCCAAGTGCAACGGGTGGTGGATAACCAGTTGTGTACGGTGGACGCCCTATCGGTGGAGCAAACGGCTGAGGGCTACTTCCCCCTGCATTACTGTGTGCAGATGCGCGATGTCACGACGGGACAAGAGCAAAAGACGGTAGATGTTTGGGAACGCCATGTCCGGGTGGGAGGCTACTATCTCTTGCAAGAACGGCAACAACGGGTAACGCAGGATGGCAAGATAAGGGAAGTGACGATTACTTTCCATAACCTGAAGTTGCTGGCCGATGGGGAACCATGATCATGCGTGCGATGATTGAATGGGATGAAGAAGCGCAGGCCTACCCGGCAACCTGTCTAAAATCGAACTTTGTCTCCTCCTCCGGCGATACCCAGGAAGCAGCGATTGCTAATCTACAAGAAGCTACTAAACTGATACTCGAACCACTACCGGAGTCCCTGAAGTGATGAATCCGTTAGGTTACCTGAGTAGAAAGCTCAGAGAAGGAACAAGTAGATTTATGGATGCAGTGAATACTAACGTAAGAAGCATGCCCCTAATTATGGATATTGGTA is a genomic window of Gloeomargarita sp. SKYB120 containing:
- a CDS encoding DUF3386 domain-containing protein — protein: MPYSNSNRKSNRWRVDALLDAREIFRQACENRYTWDAQFPGYQADVVWQSGEETLQAHVRVHRDLSVIVEKLDADHPVYGELVGLMREVVAHRQRRDFQADYGLHPFTAKAPLPNGAVPIQVQDSHYLVWGPVITQVQRVVDNQLCTVDALSVEQTAEGYFPLHYCVQMRDVTTGQEQKTVDVWERHVRVGGYYLLQERQQRVTQDGKIREVTITFHNLKLLADGEP